One window from the genome of Phycisphaerales bacterium encodes:
- a CDS encoding ATP-dependent DNA ligase → MRAFTEFYDAIDATTATSEKLAAMAAYFKSASPSDAAIAAYFLSGQRVLRTVPTKLLYEMTLEITGLPGWLVDASYASVGDFSETIALLLPDPGRGSDASLTEIYESSIVPLATSDDAARRAIILDAWREMDARQRYVYQKLIRGGLRVGVQKKMVVRAIAMAHDLEPAIVAARMSGRMDPTAQWYESVTSEDAGEDIARPLPFYLAHQLDDKPKDTLGDRSAWLAEWKYDGIRAQLIVPHDGPPMLWSRGEEDVGEQFPEILVAARHLPGGTVLDGEVLGWEGDRPAPFAFLQTRLNRKAKTAGQLPMFDERRIVLRAFDVLRFDGHDVRGSTLRERRNILAYLDLPAPTIDSTVSVDEPTWEDLASLREQSRERRVEGLMLKHLDGVYGIGRTKPEGGTGWWKWKIGPMTLDAVLVMAQHGSGRRAGLYTDYTFALWHEGELVNFAKAYSGLTNEEIERVDNWIRRNTVRRAGPVREVKPVQVFELGFEGVQVSTRHKSGLAVRFPRILKWREDKKAEEADQLQALRRLAESQE, encoded by the coding sequence ATGCGCGCCTTCACCGAGTTTTACGACGCGATCGACGCGACGACCGCGACCAGCGAGAAGCTGGCGGCGATGGCGGCGTACTTCAAGAGCGCAAGCCCCAGCGACGCGGCGATCGCGGCGTATTTCCTGAGCGGCCAGCGGGTGCTGCGGACGGTGCCGACGAAGCTGCTGTACGAGATGACGCTGGAGATCACCGGGCTGCCGGGCTGGCTGGTCGATGCGAGCTACGCGTCGGTCGGCGACTTCAGCGAGACCATCGCGCTGCTCCTGCCCGATCCTGGACGGGGCAGCGATGCGTCGCTTACGGAGATCTACGAGTCTTCCATCGTGCCGCTGGCGACCAGCGACGATGCTGCACGCAGGGCGATCATCCTCGACGCGTGGCGCGAGATGGACGCCCGGCAGCGGTACGTGTACCAGAAGCTGATCCGAGGCGGGCTGCGCGTGGGCGTGCAGAAGAAGATGGTCGTGCGCGCCATCGCCATGGCGCACGACCTTGAGCCGGCCATCGTCGCGGCGCGCATGAGCGGGCGCATGGACCCGACGGCCCAGTGGTACGAGTCGGTCACGAGCGAGGACGCGGGCGAGGACATCGCCCGGCCGCTGCCGTTTTACTTGGCTCACCAGTTGGATGACAAGCCAAAAGACACCCTGGGCGATCGCAGCGCGTGGCTGGCCGAGTGGAAGTACGACGGCATCCGGGCCCAGCTCATCGTGCCCCACGACGGCCCGCCCATGCTCTGGTCGCGCGGCGAGGAGGACGTGGGCGAGCAGTTTCCCGAGATCCTGGTCGCGGCTCGTCATCTGCCGGGAGGGACGGTGCTCGACGGCGAGGTGCTGGGCTGGGAGGGCGACCGGCCCGCGCCGTTCGCGTTCCTGCAGACGCGGCTGAATCGCAAGGCGAAGACAGCGGGCCAGCTCCCGATGTTCGACGAGCGCCGCATCGTGCTGCGGGCCTTCGACGTGCTGCGGTTCGATGGGCACGACGTGCGCGGCTCGACGCTGCGCGAGCGGCGCAACATCCTGGCCTATCTCGACCTGCCCGCCCCCACCATCGACTCGACCGTGTCGGTGGACGAGCCGACGTGGGAGGATCTGGCATCGCTCCGCGAGCAGAGCCGCGAGCGGCGGGTCGAGGGGCTGATGCTCAAGCACCTCGATGGCGTGTACGGCATCGGCCGCACCAAGCCCGAGGGCGGCACCGGCTGGTGGAAGTGGAAGATCGGGCCCATGACCCTCGACGCCGTGCTCGTGATGGCCCAGCACGGCAGCGGACGAAGGGCGGGGCTGTACACCGACTACACCTTCGCGCTGTGGCACGAGGGCGAGCTGGTGAACTTCGCCAAGGCGTACAGCGGTCTGACGAACGAGGAGATCGAACGCGTCGACAACTGGATCCGCCGCAACACGGTCCGTCGGGCCGGACCCGTGCGCGAGGTGAAGCCGGTGCAGGTCTTCGAGCTCGGGTTCGAGGGCGTGCAGGTCTCGACCAGGCACAAGAGCGGGCTGGCGGTGCGGTTTCCGAGGATCTTGAAGTGGCGGGAGGACAAGAAGGCGGAGGAAGCGGATCAACTCCAGGCATTGCGACGGCTCGCGGAGAGCCAGGAGTAA
- the ilvE gene encoding branched-chain-amino-acid transaminase, which translates to MTQMRTPPKPNPTAPGAVHGSPSDQDRPMVYVNGDLVPKSQAKVSVFDHGLLYGDGVFEGIRVYNGKIFMLGQHMDRLWASAEMIYLDIGISREEMIDVQRRCIEANGIVNGYIRLLVTRGEGTLGLNPYLCPQAGVICIADQIRLYPESMYESGMRVVVAHRPRIGVKSLDPRIKSLNYLNNILAKCEAIHLTRDLKITNEQDKLLEVIMLNPEGKVAEGSGDNIFVIKDGAITTPPVEDGCLSGITRRFVIDRLAPQCDLKVQTKHITLQDIFDADEVFMTGSAAEIIAVREVLEHDGQGGIKATHAISDGEGPITNTLRTTFRQIVISDDVPED; encoded by the coding sequence ATGACCCAGATGCGAACCCCGCCGAAGCCGAATCCGACGGCTCCCGGCGCCGTTCACGGAAGCCCGTCCGACCAGGACCGGCCGATGGTCTACGTCAACGGGGACCTGGTCCCCAAGAGCCAGGCCAAGGTCAGCGTGTTCGACCATGGGCTGCTGTACGGCGACGGCGTGTTCGAGGGCATCCGCGTCTACAACGGCAAGATCTTCATGCTTGGCCAGCACATGGACCGCCTGTGGGCCAGCGCGGAGATGATCTATCTCGACATCGGCATCTCGCGCGAGGAGATGATCGACGTCCAGCGTCGTTGCATCGAGGCCAACGGCATCGTCAACGGCTACATCCGCCTGCTCGTTACGCGCGGCGAGGGCACGCTGGGGCTGAACCCCTACCTGTGCCCGCAAGCCGGCGTCATCTGCATCGCCGATCAGATCCGGCTCTATCCCGAGTCGATGTACGAGTCTGGCATGCGGGTGGTCGTCGCGCATCGGCCGCGCATCGGCGTCAAGAGCCTCGACCCACGCATCAAGAGCCTCAACTACCTCAACAACATCCTGGCCAAGTGCGAGGCCATCCACCTCACCAGGGACCTGAAAATCACCAACGAGCAGGACAAGCTGCTCGAGGTCATCATGCTCAACCCCGAGGGCAAGGTGGCCGAGGGCTCGGGCGACAACATCTTCGTGATCAAGGACGGTGCCATCACCACGCCGCCGGTCGAGGACGGGTGCCTGAGCGGCATCACCCGCCGGTTCGTGATCGACCGCTTGGCCCCGCAGTGCGATCTCAAGGTCCAGACCAAGCACATCACGCTGCAGGACATCTTCGACGCCGACGAGGTCTTCATGACCGGGTCGGCCGCCGAGATCATCGCCGTTCGCGAGGTGCTCGAGCACGATGGCCAGGGCGGCATCAAGGCCACCCACGCCATCAGCGATGGCGAGGGGCCGATCACGAACACCCTCCGCACGACCTTCCGCCAGATCGTGATTAGCGACGACGTGCCCGAGGACTGA
- a CDS encoding ligase-associated DNA damage response exonuclease, producing MADRNTPPPLVTAAPGGLAVDVGGREPLAMIDPWRPAPLAIITHAHADHAFRGSEKYLCSKPGVGVLQTRMGKDAVIEGHAYGEPFRVEGGVEGEGGAVEVTFFPAGHVLGSAQVRLRVIESDQPADERTWGVTGDCNFTARPEDPNPTCARFEPVASDVLLIESTFGLPIYRWPDPREEFAKLNDWWKSNAANGRTSIVMAYGLGKAQRVLAGLDPSIGPIGVHGAIEKLIPDYEAEGIELPEVVHTTQKARKGLRGVAMIIAPPGILGSPWLRSFGSTRTSMASGFMVVRGRRRWRSFDHGCVISDHADWPGLLGIVEASGAKSVGVTHGASEPLARYLAETRGLDTFVVPTRYRGEAEEEVASNSEGEGD from the coding sequence ATGGCCGATCGGAACACCCCGCCGCCGCTCGTCACCGCCGCCCCCGGTGGGCTGGCGGTCGACGTCGGCGGGCGTGAACCCCTGGCCATGATCGACCCCTGGCGGCCCGCGCCGCTGGCGATCATCACGCATGCGCACGCGGACCACGCGTTTCGAGGGAGCGAGAAGTACCTGTGCTCGAAGCCGGGCGTGGGCGTCTTGCAGACGCGCATGGGCAAGGACGCGGTGATCGAGGGGCACGCGTACGGCGAGCCGTTCCGGGTCGAGGGCGGGGTCGAGGGCGAGGGTGGCGCGGTCGAGGTGACGTTCTTCCCGGCCGGGCACGTGCTGGGGTCGGCGCAGGTGCGGCTGCGGGTGATCGAGAGCGATCAGCCGGCCGACGAGCGCACGTGGGGCGTGACGGGCGATTGCAACTTCACGGCTCGGCCAGAAGATCCCAACCCGACGTGCGCGCGATTCGAGCCGGTCGCGAGCGACGTGCTGCTGATCGAGAGCACGTTCGGGCTGCCGATCTATCGGTGGCCGGATCCGCGCGAGGAATTCGCGAAGCTCAACGACTGGTGGAAGTCCAACGCCGCCAACGGGCGCACGAGCATCGTGATGGCGTACGGGCTCGGGAAGGCCCAGCGGGTGCTCGCCGGGCTGGACCCGAGCATCGGGCCGATCGGCGTGCATGGGGCGATCGAGAAGCTGATCCCGGACTACGAGGCCGAGGGGATCGAGCTGCCCGAGGTGGTGCATACGACGCAGAAGGCGCGCAAGGGCCTGCGTGGCGTGGCGATGATCATCGCGCCGCCGGGGATCCTCGGTTCGCCATGGCTGCGGAGCTTTGGCTCGACGCGCACGAGCATGGCCAGCGGCTTCATGGTGGTGCGCGGGCGGCGGCGGTGGCGGTCGTTCGATCATGGCTGCGTGATCAGCGACCACGCGGACTGGCCGGGGCTCTTGGGCATCGTCGAGGCAAGCGGTGCGAAGTCGGTCGGCGTGACGCACGGGGCGAGCGAGCCGCTGGCGCGGTACCTCGCCGAGACGCGGGGGCTGGACACGTTCGTCGTGCCGACGCGGTACCGGGGCGAGGCGGAGGAAGAGGTCGCGAGCAACAGTGAAGGCGAGGGCGACTGA
- a CDS encoding SDR family oxidoreductase, with protein sequence MGHQDRAYLLIGGAGGVGSALAKRLIEAGAKLTIAGRDADKAKALADELGAQALDSLDARDTGAVDTAVKAAAEHHGRLDGAVNLPGTIMLKPAHLTSPDELREAIEVNLYTAFNLVRSASQVMRRGGGSIVLMSSAAATSGLPNHEAIASAKAAVIGLARSAAATYASNGVRVNAVAPGMVRSPLSEPILENEMAEKASTAMHPLGRLGQPGDAASGIAWLLDAEQEWVSGTVLEIDGGLANLRGRVKV encoded by the coding sequence ATGGGACACCAAGATCGAGCATACCTGTTGATCGGCGGAGCTGGCGGTGTCGGCAGCGCGCTAGCGAAGCGGCTGATCGAAGCTGGAGCGAAGCTGACGATCGCCGGTCGCGACGCCGACAAGGCCAAGGCACTTGCCGATGAACTCGGCGCACAGGCTCTCGACTCGCTCGACGCGCGCGACACCGGCGCGGTGGATACGGCCGTGAAGGCGGCGGCCGAGCACCACGGGCGGCTCGACGGCGCCGTGAACCTGCCGGGCACCATCATGCTCAAGCCCGCGCACCTGACCTCGCCCGACGAGCTGCGCGAGGCGATCGAAGTGAACCTCTACACAGCCTTCAACCTCGTCCGCAGCGCGAGCCAGGTGATGCGCAGGGGCGGAGGCTCCATCGTGCTGATGTCGTCGGCGGCGGCCACGAGCGGCCTTCCGAATCACGAGGCAATCGCCTCAGCCAAGGCGGCGGTCATCGGGCTTGCGCGGTCGGCGGCGGCGACGTACGCGTCCAACGGCGTGCGCGTCAACGCGGTCGCTCCGGGCATGGTCCGCTCGCCGCTGAGCGAGCCGATCCTCGAGAACGAGATGGCCGAGAAGGCGTCGACGGCGATGCACCCGCTGGGCAGGCTGGGCCAGCCCGGGGACGCTGCGAGCGGCATTGCTTGGCTGCTCGACGCGGAGCAGGAATGGGTGAGCGGCACGGTGCTCGAGATCGACGGCGGGCTGGCGAACCTGCGTGGACGAGTCAAGGTCTAG
- a CDS encoding cyclodeaminase/cyclohydrolase family protein: MANSPSTATETGNARIGSQSVGDLLSAIAEKTPAPGGGAVVGAVGALSAALAGMVIAYSRDKKSLTRHAPAHAVVGDRCAAASCKLLELADADAAAYAELNALQRLDPDDPERIEKLGAAAKRCIDIPLDVQRICLSLLEGFEELAPIANEYLLSDLKIAAILAEAAVRASDCNIEVNAPTLGSAVSPEAERDAQATSLQAIERAKNLLRSVEALIDD; the protein is encoded by the coding sequence ATGGCCAACTCACCTAGTACCGCTACGGAAACCGGCAACGCCCGAATCGGTTCGCAATCGGTCGGCGACCTGCTCTCGGCGATCGCTGAGAAGACGCCAGCCCCCGGCGGTGGGGCGGTCGTCGGGGCCGTGGGTGCCCTAAGCGCCGCTCTGGCTGGCATGGTCATTGCCTATAGCCGGGACAAGAAGAGCCTGACGCGCCACGCGCCGGCCCACGCCGTCGTCGGCGACCGCTGTGCCGCCGCGAGCTGCAAGCTGCTCGAGCTGGCCGATGCCGACGCGGCTGCCTACGCCGAACTCAACGCGCTGCAGCGACTCGACCCCGACGATCCAGAACGCATCGAGAAGCTCGGCGCCGCCGCCAAGCGGTGCATCGATATCCCCTTGGACGTGCAGCGCATCTGCCTGAGTCTGCTCGAAGGATTCGAGGAGCTCGCGCCCATCGCCAACGAGTACCTGCTGAGCGATCTCAAGATTGCTGCGATCTTGGCCGAAGCCGCCGTCCGCGCCAGCGACTGCAACATCGAGGTCAACGCGCCGACGCTCGGCAGCGCCGTCTCACCCGAGGCCGAGCGCGACGCACAGGCCACGAGCCTCCAGGCCATCGAACGAGCGAAGAACCTGCTGCGATCGGTCGAGGCCCTGATCGACGACTAG
- the rpsD gene encoding 30S ribosomal protein S4 yields MANYTGPKVRLSRRVGVPIEAVEKHTSNERVRQPPGIHGFRGRRPRDYGIRLTEKQKLRFHYNVGEKQFRRFVKEAKRLPGNSGDMLLVLLETRLDNVIRRMGIARTIWAARQIVAHGHVMVNGRKTDRPSFHVKPGMEISIKEKTHKLCRENMESMPGHEVPGWISFNPSELKAKVVAAPKADEVPFRVNTNLVIEFYRF; encoded by the coding sequence ATGGCCAACTACACCGGACCGAAGGTCCGCCTGAGCCGCCGCGTCGGTGTTCCGATCGAGGCGGTCGAGAAGCACACCAGCAACGAGCGCGTCCGCCAGCCGCCCGGCATCCACGGCTTCCGTGGCCGCCGCCCGCGCGACTACGGCATCCGCCTGACCGAGAAGCAGAAGCTTCGGTTCCACTACAACGTGGGCGAGAAGCAGTTCCGCCGCTTCGTGAAGGAGGCCAAGCGCCTCCCCGGTAACTCGGGCGACATGCTCCTGGTGCTGCTCGAGACGCGGCTGGACAACGTGATCCGCCGCATGGGCATCGCCCGCACCATCTGGGCGGCGCGTCAGATCGTCGCGCACGGCCACGTGATGGTGAACGGACGCAAGACTGACCGCCCCAGCTTCCACGTGAAGCCGGGCATGGAGATCTCCATCAAGGAGAAGACCCACAAGCTCTGCCGCGAGAACATGGAGAGCATGCCGGGCCACGAGGTTCCGGGGTGGATCAGCTTCAACCCCAGCGAGCTCAAGGCAAAGGTCGTGGCGGCTCCGAAGGCCGACGAGGTTCCGTTCCGCGTGAACACGAACCTGGTTATCGAGTTCTATCGCTTCTAA
- a CDS encoding Rrf2 family transcriptional regulator gives MFSMTTEYALRAAVYLSERHGDVQTAGRVAEATQTPVRYASRVLQLLVEGGLAISQRGPTGGFVLAREPSEITLLDVVQCIEPIQRIRECPLGLREHERELCPLHKAMDDVAADAEATLGRLTLANVMAQPIVPLGISIGGRERP, from the coding sequence ATGTTCAGCATGACAACGGAGTACGCGCTGCGAGCCGCGGTCTACCTCAGCGAGCGCCACGGCGATGTCCAGACGGCCGGCCGAGTGGCCGAAGCGACCCAGACGCCGGTCCGCTACGCATCTCGAGTGCTGCAGTTGCTCGTCGAGGGTGGCCTCGCCATCAGCCAGCGGGGGCCCACCGGAGGCTTCGTTCTGGCACGCGAGCCATCGGAGATCACGCTCCTCGACGTGGTCCAGTGCATCGAGCCCATCCAGCGGATTCGAGAGTGCCCCCTCGGCCTGCGTGAGCACGAACGGGAACTCTGCCCCCTCCACAAGGCGATGGATGACGTCGCTGCAGATGCCGAGGCAACCCTCGGTCGACTGACACTCGCGAACGTCATGGCGCAGCCAATCGTGCCCTTGGGAATCTCGATCGGGGGACGTGAGCGCCCTTGA
- the truB gene encoding tRNA pseudouridine(55) synthase TruB — MPEGPARQSDAPTPPLIRGLLIIDKPVGPSSMAACARVRAALRRGGAPKRVKVGHGGTLDPLASGVLVILCGKATPMCNRVMAGAKRYEARVDLSAFSTTDDREGERTEVAVPTPPSLDAVCTAAAGFVGETLQRPPAFSAMKVGGQRAYALARKGKAVELEPRRVVIESIDVLAYEWPYVQLDVCCGKGVYIRSLARDLGTALGTGGTLDALRRTAVGSFSIDRATELDALPESLTQADLLPVDVWIDEAG, encoded by the coding sequence ATGCCAGAGGGTCCGGCCCGACAATCCGACGCACCGACGCCACCGCTGATCCGTGGTCTCCTGATCATCGACAAGCCGGTTGGTCCGAGCTCGATGGCAGCTTGTGCGCGCGTCCGTGCGGCGCTCCGACGCGGCGGTGCTCCCAAGCGAGTGAAGGTCGGTCACGGCGGCACCCTCGACCCGCTGGCAAGCGGGGTCCTGGTCATCCTCTGTGGCAAGGCGACGCCGATGTGCAACCGAGTCATGGCCGGCGCCAAGCGATACGAAGCCAGGGTCGACCTTTCGGCATTCTCCACGACCGATGATCGAGAGGGCGAGCGGACCGAGGTGGCCGTCCCGACGCCCCCGAGCCTGGACGCCGTCTGTACCGCGGCAGCGGGCTTCGTCGGAGAGACGCTCCAGCGTCCGCCCGCCTTCAGCGCCATGAAGGTCGGCGGCCAGCGCGCCTACGCACTGGCGCGCAAGGGCAAGGCCGTCGAGCTCGAGCCACGGCGTGTCGTCATCGAGTCGATCGATGTGCTGGCATACGAGTGGCCATACGTCCAGCTCGACGTATGCTGTGGGAAGGGCGTCTACATCCGCAGCCTGGCGCGCGATCTGGGAACGGCGCTCGGGACGGGAGGGACGCTCGACGCGCTGCGGCGAACGGCCGTCGGGAGCTTCTCGATTGATCGGGCCACCGAGCTCGACGCGCTGCCCGAGTCGCTCACGCAGGCCGACCTGCTTCCGGTCGATGTGTGGATCGACGAAGCCGGCTAG
- a CDS encoding TIGR01777 family oxidoreductase, which translates to MKSFHASSTMPCDARTLYEWHANAGALERLTPPWQRVTIAERKRGKDHPRIGNDAIARLMIGLGPVSMPWVAEHFDHDPPHGFSDRQLSGPFGSWTHRHEFSDEGNGRSRLDDRIEYEAPAGFLGSVLLGGKLAADLGRLFWFRHERTRADLARHVRSAERLTIAIAGSSGMIGSALAAFLSTGGHKVIRLVRGRAEPDPIDGIAQRHWDPAASEISPFTLSGVDVVINLCGENIADGRWTDKRKEQLCRSRVQPTSLLAKTMASLPASERPKVLINASGVHAYGDRGDEPLTEDAGWGDGFLADLVRAWEAAARPAESAGVRVVFARFGMVLGSGGGALKALMTPTKFGLGGPIGTGRQWWPWIGLDDAIGAVLHAIENDGLAGAVNVCAPDAATANDVSSAIAEAARRPAILGLPAGAARMALGEEMAGDMLLASTRAEPTRLGEAGFRWMHPTLLDAVGWELGVRRLMERSPSEDGPIGALQEPA; encoded by the coding sequence ATGAAGTCCTTCCATGCCAGTTCGACCATGCCCTGCGACGCCCGGACGCTCTACGAGTGGCACGCCAACGCCGGGGCGCTGGAGCGACTGACGCCGCCCTGGCAACGCGTGACGATTGCCGAACGGAAGCGTGGGAAGGATCACCCACGCATCGGCAACGATGCGATCGCCCGGCTGATGATCGGCCTCGGGCCCGTGAGCATGCCCTGGGTGGCCGAGCACTTCGACCACGATCCGCCGCACGGCTTCAGCGACCGACAGCTTAGCGGTCCGTTCGGGAGCTGGACACACCGACACGAATTCAGCGACGAAGGCAATGGCCGCAGCCGGCTCGATGACCGGATCGAGTACGAGGCTCCGGCTGGGTTTCTCGGCTCGGTGCTACTCGGTGGCAAGCTGGCGGCCGATCTGGGTCGGCTGTTCTGGTTCCGGCACGAACGAACGCGTGCGGACCTTGCCCGGCACGTACGATCGGCCGAACGACTGACCATCGCGATCGCTGGCTCAAGCGGCATGATCGGCTCGGCGCTTGCCGCGTTCCTGTCGACTGGCGGCCACAAGGTGATCCGCCTCGTGCGTGGACGGGCCGAACCCGACCCGATCGACGGCATCGCGCAACGCCACTGGGATCCGGCAGCCTCGGAGATTTCCCCCTTCACGCTGTCCGGCGTCGACGTCGTCATCAACCTTTGTGGCGAGAACATCGCCGACGGGCGCTGGACGGACAAGCGCAAGGAACAGCTCTGCCGCAGCCGCGTGCAGCCCACGTCGCTGCTCGCCAAGACGATGGCCTCGCTGCCGGCGTCGGAGCGACCGAAGGTGTTGATCAATGCCTCGGGGGTGCACGCATACGGAGACCGAGGCGACGAGCCGCTGACCGAAGACGCGGGATGGGGCGACGGCTTCCTCGCCGATCTCGTGCGAGCCTGGGAAGCCGCCGCCCGGCCGGCCGAGTCCGCGGGCGTCCGCGTGGTCTTCGCCCGCTTCGGCATGGTGCTGGGCTCGGGCGGGGGCGCTCTGAAGGCCCTGATGACGCCGACGAAGTTCGGCCTGGGCGGACCCATCGGCACCGGCCGCCAGTGGTGGCCTTGGATCGGTCTCGACGACGCGATCGGCGCCGTGCTCCACGCCATCGAGAACGACGGACTCGCGGGCGCCGTCAACGTCTGCGCACCCGACGCAGCGACGGCGAACGACGTCAGCAGTGCCATCGCCGAGGCGGCTCGCCGTCCAGCCATACTCGGCCTACCGGCGGGAGCCGCTCGAATGGCCCTCGGCGAGGAGATGGCCGGCGACATGCTGCTCGCCTCGACGCGGGCCGAGCCGACCAGGCTCGGAGAAGCCGGCTTCCGGTGGATGCATCCGACGCTTCTCGATGCGGTGGGCTGGGAGCTCGGCGTCCGCCGCCTCATGGAACGCTCGCCGAGCGAAGATGGCCCCATCGGGGCGCTACAGGAACCTGCCTAA